The Mycteria americana isolate JAX WOST 10 ecotype Jacksonville Zoo and Gardens chromosome 2, USCA_MyAme_1.0, whole genome shotgun sequence genome contains the following window.
CTGGGCCAgagcccggccggcggcggcggctgcgagAGCTGCTTCCAGGCGCGGCTCGGCCTGCGGCTGCCGGCGGGCGACGGcgagccccagccctgcgggggctgcgggaccccggcccccccgcgccccttcGCCTGCGCCCAGTGCGGGAAGGGCTTCGGGAAGAAGGCGCACCTGACCCGGCACCTGCGGGTGCACACGGGCGAGCGGCCCTTCCCCTGCGGCCAGTGCGGCCGCCGCTTCCGGCAGAAGATCCACCTGCGGTCCCACCAGAAGACGCACACGGGCGAGcggcccttcccctgccccgaGTGCGGCCGCCGCTTCCGCAAGAAAACCCACCTGGTCCGGCACCAGCGCACCCACACCGGCGAGCGGCCCTTCCCCTGCGCCCGCTGCGGCCGCCGCTTCGCCCACAAGCAGCACCTCCTCCGGCACCAGCAGCTGCACGCCGAGCCGGCGACGGgcgagggggacggggacggggacggggagggggcgcTCCCCCCCGAGCAgaagcccttcccctgccccgagtgcgggaagagcttcagctGGAAGAAGAACCTGGCGTCCCACCGCCGGCTGCACCGGGAGGGACGGCCCTTCGCCTGCGCCGAATGCGGCCGCGGCTTCAGCGACAAGCGGCACCTGACGGCGCACCTGCGGGGGCACATGGGGCTGAAGCCCTACGCCTGCCCCCACTGCGAGAAGACCTTCAGCCACAAGCCCAACCTGACCACCCACCAGCGCACCCACACCGGCGAGCGCCCCTTCGCCTGCCCCCACTGCGCCCGCGGCTTCGCCCACAACCAGCACCTGCTGCGGCACCTGCGGGTGCACACCGGCGAGCGCCCCTTCGCCTGCCCCCAGTGCGGCCGCTGCTTCAGCTCCCGCCCCAACCTCATCGCCCACGCCAAGGCGCACGCCGGCGCCCGGCCCTTCGCCTGCGAGCAGTGCGGCCGGGGCTTCAGCCGAAAATCCCACCTGGCCCGGCACCAGGCGGTGCACACCGGCACCCGGCCCCACGCCTGCGCCCAGTGCGGCAAGCGCTTCAGCTCCAAGACCAACCTGGCGCGGCACCAGGCGGTGCACACCGGCCACCGGCCCTACATCTGCACCCAGTGCGGCAAGAGCTTCAGCCGCAAAACCCATCTGCTGCGCCACGAGCGCACCcacgccgccgccgtcgccgccgccgccgtgccccggcAGAGCTggccggccgctgccgccccggcccccgccgccctctgCCCCTGAGCGCCGGgggccccggcggctcccggTGACGCTCGCGTCCCCGGCACGCTCCCCCGGGCTGGGGACCCTCCCTCGGGGCTCGCCGCCAGCTCCTGCCTGCGGatcccggccctgcccgcggcccctcGGCCAGGCAGGACCCTCGCGCTGCCCTCGCGCCAAACGGCCGGCTCCAGCGCCGTTCTCCCGCTGCCCACCGCGGCCGCGGCACGGGGAGCGGCTTCCGCAGGCGCCGGACGTGGCCGGCGGCCGATGGAAAAACCCCGGCTCTGAAACGGCCAGGGCTGGCCGCGCCGCGCTCTGCGCTGGGGCCGGCACGGGGTGAatcgggggcgcggggggagccccgTCCTGTCCCCGGGAGAGGGGGGGGTCTCCccgcggcggtgccgggcggcggggccgtgggtGAGGTGCCGCGGGGCAGAGGGGCACCGACCcagccggggccggccgcggTAGGAACGAACAAAAACTGCCAATAAACCGACTTTTGTCAAACTTTCCTGGGGGCGTCTCGGGGCCCGGTGGGAGCCGCACCGCGGGGGCGAGAAGGGCGGCGTGGGCTGGCAGAGCCGTGGTGCCGCCGGCCCGGGGCCAGTGCCGGGAGGCTGCTCTGGGACCGAAGCAGCCGGTTGCCGCTGGCCGGCGGGAGCCGCTCACCGAGCCCCTTGCCGGGGCCGTGGGTCCCTGCCCACCGCGTgccggagcccggcggcggcggccccccggGAGCTCGCTGGCACGGGGCCGCGTGGGCACCCAGAGTGACAGTGTGGGGACGCTGGGCCGGTGAGTGGCAGCTTCGGCGGGGACACGGTcaccccctggggacacgggagGGCTGCCGTCCTGCCGCCCCGGGCACCGCGGCTGGGGCTCGGCGTCACCCTCGCTGCCTTCGGGGACCAGGGACATCCCTGGGGACAGTGGGGCTGTGAGCATGGCCATGGCgtggggacatccctggggacatccctggggacatgggggctgTAGGTACAGCCGTGGCGTGGGGACATCCCCGGGCACATGGGGGCTGCGGGCCCGGGGCCATCCCCGGGGGGCTCTGGGCGCAGCGTGGCCCGGGCCGCTGCCCCGGTGGCGGCAGAGCCGCGGTGCCGTGACCGGGGCTCGGCCCGGGCCGGTCCCGGGGtcccgctgccggtgccggtgggcGGGGCTCGGCCGGttgggcggggccggggcggccgctcGTCTCCATGGCAacggggggcggggccgagggggctgccgggagccgcCGTGCGGTGAgtgcgggcggggggggacacggggacacacggggggacgggggacaccgggggccggggccgggtctgtgcggggggggtggggggtggggggtgtccccccaCGGGCTCTGGGCCCCACGCGTGTTCCCCCACCGCAGGACACCCCACGGGTGGGCCCCACGCGTGTCCCCACACCTCAGGGCGCCCCACGGTCTCTGGACCCCACGCGTGTCCCCACAGGTGTGCCCCACACAtgtcccccaccccagggcaccccacaGATGGGCCCCAcgcgtgccccccaccccagagccccccacaaGTGCGCCCCACACATGTCCCTGCACCCCAGACCACCCCACAAGTGCGCCCCGCgcgtgcccccccccaccccaaaccaccccacGAGGGCACCCCACGCGTGTCCCcccacccagggctccccacGAGTGTACTCTAtctgtgtcccccccaccccagggcaccccacaGATGGGCCCCAcgcgtgccccccaccccagagccccccacaaGTGCGCCCCACACATGTCCCTGCACCCCAGACCACCCCACAAGTGCACCCCGCgcgtgcccccccccaccccaaaccaccccGCGAGGGCACCCCACGCGTGTCCCcccacccagggctccccacaagcgcccccccccccgcgtgcCCCGGACCACCCCACgagcgcgcccccccccccccgcgggcgAGCCGTGCCGCGGCCGTGCCGGGGTCCCGGGGGACGAGGGTCCCCCCGCAGGGCCGAGCCCCCGCCCCTCTGCCGCAGCGGCGGGCGGATGGAGGggcgcggggaggaggaggaggaggaggaggcggcggcgggggtgcgGATCACGCCGGAGCTGCTGAAGGCCAGCACCGGGGAGTTCGCCCTGGAGTCCATCCTGCTGCTgaggctgcggggccgcggcaTCGCCCACCTGGGCTGCCTGGGCGACTGCGCCAACCTGGAGTGGCTGGACCTCTCCGGCAACGCCATCGCCCAGCTGGGGCCGCTGGCCGCCCTCAAGTCCCTCGCCGTCCTCAACCTCTCCCGCAACCGCGTCGCCAGCCTGGAGCCGCTCGGCTCTTGCCAAAACCTCCAGAGCCTCAACGTCGCCGGTAACCGGGTGAGCAGCCTGCGGCAGCTGCGCTGCCTGACGGGGCTGCGGCGCCTGGAGAGCCTGCGCCTGCGCGACCCCCTCGCCCGCCTCGCCAACCCCCTCTGCGCCGCCCCGGCGTACCGCGCCGCCTTGGCCGACATGTTCCCCGGCCTCAAAGCCATCGACGGCGAGCGGGTCTCCGGCCGCGGCAGCGAGCTCTACCAGCTCTGCCGGGATCTCGACGGCTCGCTGGGGCGCGGCGCCGGCCCCGACGCCGGTACCGAGCCGCCCCGCGCGGCTCAGCCCTGGGTGGAAGCGGGTTTCTgggagccgcggccgccccggcgcggcTCCGTCGTGGAGGAGGCCTACAAGCAGTTCGGGGAGGTGCTGCGGGAGTGCCGGGAGCTGAGCCGCCGCGCCGACGACACCATCGCCCAGGCGGAGCGGGCGCTGAGCGGCCGCCCCGACCCCAGCTCCTACGTCTTCTGAGCCgcgagaccccccccccccccgccctgtgccgccgccgccgtcccggccGGGCCTCGCCGGAGCGGCACCCCCACGGCTGGGGGTGGCCGGGCTGGTCCCCCCGGTGCTCCGTCACCTCGGGGGCTCCCCGTCCCCTGCAGAGCCGCGGCAGGAGCAGAGGCGGCCTCCGGGATTTCGGAGCCGTCCCTGAGCTCTCCAGGCTGCGCGCGGGGGCCGGGGGACGTCCCGGGGACCGGGGGACGCCGTGGGgaccggggaggcggcggggctgtgCAGTAAAGGCGCGCTGTGCTCGGAGGTCCCGCTCTGCTGCTTCGTCCCGGGCCCCGAGCGGCCGGGGGACGCTCGCCTCTACCCACCCGGACCCACCGcgtccccctccctcctcccgggcCGGGGGGTGGCGCAGCCGGTGGCACGGaggagcccccgcgccccccagccaCAGCGATCCCCGGCGGGAATAACGACGGTGACAGCGGGAGCCAGAGCCGGGGTTTACTGCtgagccggggggcgggcggggcgggggggacgcgtCCAGGAGCGTCCCGTGGCGACgcggtgccggggggcggcgAGCGGGGGGTGCCGGGTCGGTCCCCGGCGGCGGCGTCCGTCTCCTCGGGCTGGCGGAGGGGGTGGCCtggagaggggacacggggaggggctGGCTGCGGGAGGAACCCCCCTGCGCACGCACGCGCCTCTCCCCGTCgcctcgtccctgtccccccgtccccagggccagcccgcccggcggcggcagaGCCGGCTGGAGACGTCCCGCGGGATTTCTCCCGGCCGAGGACAGTCCCCGGCacccgggggggtcctggggggaccccagcctggccccgctcCGCGGAGGAGCGCCCGCATCCCACCGGCGCCGGGCGATGCCGGAGCTCTGCCGGCGGGAGAGGGTTGCGcgtccgtcccccgtcccccccaccccagccccgccgcccccggcacctaccgcgcggggccgcggggccggcgcctAGGCCGGCAGCCCCATGGAGAAGGCGTACATGCCGGGGAGGTAGAGCGCGTCCGCCGACTTGCCGGCCTCCTCCACCGCCCTGCACTCCGCCTCGTCTCGCTGTTTGATCTCCTGCGGGGCAGAGGACGCGGGCTGGCACCCACCGCGGCACCGCCGGGGtgccggcagccggcggggacCCGTGCCGGCGGCCCGGGAGACGGATTACCTTCGCCGCCAGGTGATGGCTGGGGCCGCAGTTCTGGTACTTGTCCAGCACCTTGGGGACGTCGCCGCCGTCAAACTTGTAGCAAGCCAGGCAGGCCGGCTTCCTCTGGGGAGAGAGCGCGGCCCGTcactgcccggccccggggacccgccggccccggggacgTCCCTGCCGCTCGCCGCGGTGCAggagggcagcgccgggcacGGCCGCGTCGCCGCCGCCGGGAACCGTCGTCGCCTCCGGCCCTCCCCGGCACGCGCGGCGGCGGCACGGcggagggccggggcgggcgggggaggcggaGGTGCCGCGTCCCCGCGGGACGTGGCCGCAGGGAGGGGGACGCCGGCCCCGGTGGCCCCGGCCCACCTGGTTCTCCAGGATCCTGCAGTTCTGCCGCCGCGGCGCCTTCTTCCTGCAGGCCGTCTGCGCCAGGCTGAGCCGCAGCTGGACGAAGGTCCCCGAGGGGTCTTCCTGGGGGGACAGGGGCACGGCCCGTCAGCCGCGGGGCGCCCGCCGGGGCGCCGGGTGCCGCCGAGGGCTCGCGCCGTGCCGCGGGGCCGCTGGGCGAggcggctgcgggcgggaggGGGACGCCAGGGCacggaggaggggaggggggcgaggGAGCCCAGCCCCTCCCGAGGCACGGCCACGTCCGAGCCGCCGCCGTCGGTGCTCCCGGCTACACCGGgacggccgggcggcggcggccgctcgcCCCCGCGGCCGGCCGCGGCACGGTTAATGAGTAGCTGAGCTctgccggcccctgcccgcgTGCCCCCGGTGACCGGCCTGCCCGCACCGCGCCGTGCCGGCGGGCCCGTCCCCGCACCCGGCCGGCCGTGACGCCCCGGCACccgccgtcccctccctccgtggcaccctgaccccctccccgcccggccccggccacGCTGGCCCAGGGGCTCGGCCGCCTgctcgccccctccccgcagcggcagcccccccccggggtccgAGGGCGCCCGCGGCCCCGGTGCTCACCCGCTCGACGGCCCCGTCCACCGCCTGCTCCTTGAAGAGGAAATGCACGTTGCTGCGGCCGTGGAAATACTCCAGCACCTCCTTCACCACCCGCCGCTGCAGCGGGGACTGGCTGGCGCCGGCCAGGGCCACCAAGCCCAGGCAGAGGGCTAGCAGGAACCTCATCCCtgcggcggggggctgccggggctgcctgaCCCCAGAGAGCCTCGCCGATCGACCCGCCGGGGGCTTTGGTCTTTCATTAACCGATTTCCTGGGAACTGCCCCTCTTTccgcccccgggccggccccgcggcctgTTTGCGCGGCCCACCCCGGCACGGCCCCTCCGGCACGGCCGCGGGGAGGAGGAGCCGGGCACGGCTACGGCCGGCACGCGTGCAGGCGGGGGGACGCCGGCGTCACCCCGTCGTCGCCCGCGGCCTCGTGCCCCCGGGAAGGGGAGCCGAGGGACCGGGAGGGGAGCGGATCTCTCGCCCCCGAGCTCGGGCCCGGTGCCGGCAGCCCT
Protein-coding sequences here:
- the RARRES2 gene encoding retinoic acid receptor responder protein 2, with product MRFLLALCLGLVALAGASQSPLQRRVVKEVLEYFHGRSNVHFLFKEQAVDGAVEREDPSGTFVQLRLSLAQTACRKKAPRRQNCRILENQRKPACLACYKFDGGDVPKVLDKYQNCGPSHHLAAKEIKQRDEAECRAVEEAGKSADALYLPGMYAFSMGLPA
- the LRRC61 gene encoding leucine-rich repeat-containing protein 61 — its product is MEGRGEEEEEEEAAAGVRITPELLKASTGEFALESILLLRLRGRGIAHLGCLGDCANLEWLDLSGNAIAQLGPLAALKSLAVLNLSRNRVASLEPLGSCQNLQSLNVAGNRVSSLRQLRCLTGLRRLESLRLRDPLARLANPLCAAPAYRAALADMFPGLKAIDGERVSGRGSELYQLCRDLDGSLGRGAGPDAGTEPPRAAQPWVEAGFWEPRPPRRGSVVEEAYKQFGEVLRECRELSRRADDTIAQAERALSGRPDPSSYVF